aggtCTCCTATCCAAGGTTTAAGATTTTTCCTTTGCATGCTCACTGATTTTGGTCACTTTATTAGTTTAGGATACCCTTGTTGTTgaagtatgatatttttatgtgaATGACGAATATATTTAAGCATGCATGTTGGAATTAGAAAATTGTGTGAATAGTagagaaattaaaatttttgtaaGGAATTTGAGAGGCCTGAGGTTTTTGTTGAACTTAAATATATGTCATTTGAAACAACGTACTTACCAGCAGCATGAAAATGACTTAGAcaatttttcttgaaatttgaattgagATGAATCTACCTAAAAACATGAAATCATATGAAACTCATCCTTACATCGAGCCTCATAATTATACCCTTAAAATAAATGAAACCAAAAGAAAAGTACATATATCCTAGGGAGTACGTATGCAAATCAAATTTGCActtggaaaagaaaattttcttGCAAAAAAGAACTTTTGGAAAAAAGGTGACATAAGATGAAGAGAAACAAATAAAGTGATTAATCATATTTCTATGCTAAAAAGAGCGGAATGCATGGAGTAGAAGAATAATATCAAATGCAAAATCTGATAGTGcataatttaaaatgagaaatgTACTCCCTTACTTTTAATTATACTATATTTATTTGGCAGCACTCACTTGAGTTATGATATACACCAATGAAGTCCTGGTGAAAATGATGCTTATATCAACATGTTGATCGAgtcaatttgaaattttttagaaTGGATATACTTGAAATGCATGCTACTAGAAATAATATAGCACACACATGTCATGTTCAATGCAAAAAGGTAGTGTGAAAACTTCAAGGGTGTGATAATTTTTGTTGCAATTTGATTGATGGGAAGTATGTCAGAGATTCATTGAGGCATGAACATGAATCACGATATCGCcattgaaataattttaattttcgttttttttgtTGTGTCTTGTGACATGTTTTGCTCGAAGGCGATCAAAGGTTAGTATGGTTCCAGTTGATAGTTATTGTTTTTGCACTTTTTATTATGTCATTTTTAGTCTATTTGTGCATTAGTTTATTAGGTTGAGTCCGTATTTCACCCATTTTGTTAATAAATTATTCATGTGGTCTTTTCTCACCTTGTGTTGGTTGTTGTGCAGGAAAAATATGGGAAAAGATGGAATCTAGGCATTTTATGAAGAAGTCCCTGAAATACTATGTGAGTAAGATAAAACCGCCGATGCTCTGCCGCCGTCGACCATCCGCCGGCCGTCGGACCACCGCCGTTGCCCTGCCGCCGCCGACCACCCGCCGCCGGagtaaagaagaaaaaataaaaaaaaagacaattttgttatttaatcataaaattctaAATTATCTCATACTTAAAAaacataccaaacataatattattttacatcatatattacatttctatcataatcaattttttttttatcattttacatactaattattaatttattttacatgCAGCCTTAAATtctataaaacaataaaaatacttAAAAACCAAGTTGGGCCTTATCAAAATTGTAAATGTCACGTAACCCTCTTATTGGACGGAAGGCTGCCATTTCATTTCAAATCTAATCTAAATCTAAAATCTAAAATGTTAAAAATGGGTGTTTCGGGAATTTACTGGCCCATTCTCCAAGATCTCAAGAGAGTCTCTTCATATTTGAAGTGCCGCACACCACTAATCCGATTTTTGTCTCCGACGATTTTCCTTCAAGGTtgggtttttttgtttttcatttagTGTGTTAATTTCTTGTAACCAATCCGAACACTTTGATCGTGTTTCTGActgtcttatttttttttttttatggttATTTCATGATTGAAAACTAGATATATGCCAGTGCTTGCTTGCCTGCCTGCCCTTGTTGGTTGAAATTGTATATGAAAGCTGTATTGGTGTAACTAAAAAGGGTGCATAATAATACTGATGTTTAAGTGCGATGCAATCCTCAGTTCCGATGACTCGTTCTGCTCTGGATGAGACGTCTGCAAGTGGTGCGTTTGTGAGGAGTCCTTCCGCTTTCCGTAATTTCATTTGCAGGGATCCCAATTCCTCTTTTCCCGCAGAGGCCGGGAGGTATCATTTGTATGTATCGTACGCCTGTCCCTGGGCATCCAGGTGTCTTGCGTGCCTGAAAATCAAAGGGCTTGACAAAGCCATCTCTTTTACGGTAAGTCTACCCCGACAACTTTCAAAGTCTTTCCAAAAGGGTTACTCTCCATTTTGTTTCCTCATAGACTCCTCATGCTTCTCTACCAGTCTGTCAAACCCCAGTGGGGAAGGACAAAGGATACCGATGAGCACATGGGATGGCTTTTTCCTGCTTCAAATTCCGAGGAACCTGGAGCCGATCCAGACCCTTTGAATGGTGCAAAAAGTATAAGAGATCTGTATGAACTTGCAAGTACGAATTACTCGGGAAAATATACGGTCCCGGTTAGTGCTGCTACTTTTGGTggtaaatttttatttctacCCCTCTCCTATATCCAAGTATTACGTAACATTCTGCCAGGTTCTTTGGGATAAGAAACTCAAGACAATTGTCAACAATGAGAGCTCGGAGATAATCCGCATGTTCAATACAGAATTCAATGATATTGCTGAAAATGCATTGCTGGACCTTTATCCTCCCCACTTGCAACCGCAAATCAATGAAGTGAATGATTTGATATATGATGAGATTAATAACGGGGTCTATAAATGCGGATTTGCTAAGAAGCAGGAACCTTACGATGTGGTAAATTGTCATAAGCATGGTGATCAAGAGTCCCcacaacccccccccccccccacccccCCACACACCCCACCCCACCCCAAAACACCCACCCACACCAGCTCCACCACAAATGCTTCCCTCTGTTGTGGCCAAA
The sequence above is a segment of the Primulina tabacum isolate GXHZ01 chromosome 6, ASM2559414v2, whole genome shotgun sequence genome. Coding sequences within it:
- the LOC142549124 gene encoding uncharacterized protein LOC142549124 isoform X2 yields the protein MLKMGVSGIYWPILQDLKRVSSYLKCRTPLIRFLSPTIFLQVPMTRSALDETSASGAFVRSPSAFRNFICRDPNSSFPAEAGRYHLYVSYACPWASRCLACLKIKGLDKAISFTSVKPQWGRTKDTDEHMGWLFPASNSEEPGADPDPLNGAKSIRDLYELASTNYSGKYTVPVLWDKKLKTIVNNESSEIIRMFNTEFNDIAENALLDLYPPHLQPQINEVNDLIYDEINNGVYKCGFAKKQEPYDVAVTKLYEALDKCEQILSKQRYLCGDALTEADIRLFVTLIRFDEVSLCCSLQMQQEVITRVSEYLQLHQRHISNPWSQRHSSHGPH
- the LOC142549124 gene encoding uncharacterized protein LOC142549124 isoform X1, whose amino-acid sequence is MLKMGVSGIYWPILQDLKRVSSYLKCRTPLIRFLSPTIFLQVPMTRSALDETSASGAFVRSPSAFRNFICRDPNSSFPAEAGRYHLYVSYACPWASRCLACLKIKGLDKAISFTSVKPQWGRTKDTDEHMGWLFPASNSEEPGADPDPLNGAKSIRDLYELASTNYSGKYTVPVLWDKKLKTIVNNESSEIIRMFNTEFNDIAENALLDLYPPHLQPQINEVNDLIYDEINNGVYKCGFAKKQEPYDVAVTKLYEALDKCEQILSKQRYLCGDALTEADIRLFVTLIRFDEVYAVHFKCNKKLLREYPNIFNFTKDIFQIPGVSGTVHMAHIKKHYYGSQPTINPFGIIPHGPNIDYSSAHDRHRKGNFRANIRDISESWLLLEFVVY